A single genomic interval of Lepisosteus oculatus isolate fLepOcu1 chromosome 12, fLepOcu1.hap2, whole genome shotgun sequence harbors:
- the klf7b gene encoding Krueppel-like factor 7b isoform X1 has protein sequence MDVLANYSIFQELQLVHDTGYFSAMPSLEENWQQTCLELERYLQTEPKRLTELFDEELDCLLTPAFMKGDSEDLQGPLLDSLPQRPSPAPLPRPAQTPDPGAKEGGGGVNAAQLSAVTSLTPPSSPELGRHLVKPSHTLTAAADGTLTLKLVTKKVGLGAAKLVAAPALPSSAKGAQSDGEQGGGAGGAGAAEATPENKKRVHRCQFNGCRKVYTKSSHLKAHQRTHTGEAHAHARSHSHSLTHALTSTPTHIPTQTLTLPLTHSLTLTCSFTLTHAHTRSHSHSHTNMLIHTRSRSLTHTGEDRVHAHSHSHSLTHALTSTPTRIPTHTPPLTHSLSHSHTHSH, from the coding sequence ACGTGCCTGGAGCTGGAGCGGTACCTGCAGACGGAGCCGAAGAGGCTGACGGAGCTGTTCGACGAGGAGCTGGACTGCCTGCTGACCCCCGCCTTCATGAAGGGCGACAGCGAGGACCTGCAGGGGCCCCTGCTGGACAGCCTGCCCCAGCGGCCCAGCCCCGCGCCCCTCCCGCGGCCCGCCCAGACGCCCGACCCCGGCGCCAAGGAGGGCGGCGGAGGGGTGAACGCCGCGCAGCTGAGCGCCGTGACCTCGCTGACCCCGCCCTCGTCCCCGGAGCTCGGGCGGCACCTCGTCAAGCCCTCGCACACGCTGACGGCCGCCGCCGACGGCACGCTCACCCTCAAGCTGGTCACGAAGAAGGTGGGCCTGGGGGCCGCCAAGCTGGTGGCCGCGCCGGCGCTGCCCTCCTCCGCCAAGGGGGCGCAGAGCGACGGGGAGCAGGGCGGCGGGGCGGGCGGCGCGGGCGCGGCGGAGGCGACCCCCGAGAACAAGAAGCGGGTCCATCGCTGCCAGTTCAACGGCTGCAGGAAGGTTTACACAAAGAGCTCGCACCTGAAGGCACACCAGAGGACACACACAGGTGAGGCTCACGCGCACGCccgctcacactcacactcactaaCTCACGCACTCACTTCCACTCCCACTCACATACCCACTCAAACACTCACTCTcccactcacacactcactcacactaaCTTGCTCATTCACACTCACTCACGCCCACACTCGCTCCCACTCCCACTCACACACTAACATGCTCATTCACACTCGTTCacgctcactcacacacacaggtgaGGATCGCGTGCACGCCCACTCACACTCGCACTCACTAACTCACGCACTCACTTCCACTCCCACTCGCATACCCACTCACACACccccactcacacactcactctcccactcacacactcactcacactaa